In a single window of the Chondrocystis sp. NIES-4102 genome:
- a CDS encoding cell wall hydrolase/autolysin gives MKQFLGVAVVSEIFMLCGMILTPLSTQAKSALSVVYPPPKHQTTAEKIFFIGTAAPQYPVIINGKKVRNRSSSGHFAPSLPLKIGENTFVIRHQDQEIKIKVDRLNNKPEVPQQLGFASDSLTPGVDIARLPDEPICFGAVAPLDAHVSVQIGRSKVLLLPQIESVDLPLNSAVLTADNQPINKSFLGKYAGCTSLDIPRDYGNPVFELKKGDEQIIQKGKGEISILAPQDIEVVEVIADFGVARTGAGTDYSRLTPLPKGTRVKVTGKEGEWLRLDYGGWIKNVETKPVLGNLPAISIIRGISARQVESATEITFPLQLPVPVEIKQNETSIVLSIYNTTAQTDTIRFDADPVVKRLDWQQVSPSKIEYTFQLHGQQQWGYDLRYEGSSLVFSLRHPPKTILDSNFAADSFRNNNVTAGKPNNANLHYPLKDIEILLDPGHGGEESGAKGPTGYPEKDINLLISKLIEQELIKLGAKVYLTRERDIDVSLQDRVAMINRIKPDLAVSIHYNALPDNGDAENTKGISTFWYNTQAHAPAMFLHNYLITKLNRPDYGTYWNNLALTRPHTAPSILLELGFMINPQEFEWITNSQEQYKLATAIAEGIKAWFETLK, from the coding sequence ATGAAACAATTTCTCGGTGTAGCAGTTGTGAGTGAGATTTTCATGTTGTGTGGGATGATACTTACGCCTTTATCTACTCAGGCTAAATCTGCTTTATCAGTTGTTTATCCTCCCCCTAAACATCAAACTACCGCCGAGAAAATTTTTTTTATTGGTACTGCAGCACCACAATATCCAGTTATAATTAATGGTAAAAAAGTTAGAAATCGCAGTAGTTCAGGACATTTCGCTCCTAGTTTACCTTTAAAAATTGGGGAAAATACTTTCGTTATCCGTCACCAGGATCAGGAAATAAAAATTAAAGTAGATCGTCTTAATAACAAACCAGAAGTTCCTCAACAATTAGGTTTTGCGAGCGATTCTTTAACTCCAGGAGTAGATATTGCTCGTTTGCCCGATGAACCGATTTGTTTTGGTGCAGTAGCCCCCTTAGATGCTCATGTATCAGTACAAATTGGTAGGAGCAAAGTTTTATTATTACCTCAAATAGAATCTGTCGATCTACCTTTAAATTCAGCAGTATTAACAGCAGATAATCAACCTATCAATAAATCTTTTTTAGGAAAATATGCAGGTTGCACTAGTTTAGATATTCCTCGCGATTATGGTAATCCAGTATTTGAACTCAAAAAAGGGGATGAGCAAATAATTCAAAAAGGGAAAGGAGAAATTAGCATTCTTGCCCCTCAAGATATTGAAGTTGTTGAGGTTATTGCAGATTTTGGCGTAGCTAGAACAGGAGCAGGTACGGACTATTCTCGTTTAACTCCCTTACCTAAAGGAACAAGAGTTAAAGTTACAGGCAAGGAGGGAGAATGGTTGCGTCTTGACTATGGTGGCTGGATTAAAAACGTAGAAACAAAACCTGTATTGGGAAATCTGCCTGCAATATCAATAATTCGTGGAATAAGTGCCAGGCAGGTAGAATCTGCAACAGAAATAACTTTTCCTTTACAGTTACCTGTACCTGTGGAAATAAAGCAGAATGAAACCAGTATTGTTTTATCTATTTATAATACTACGGCGCAAACTGATACAATTCGTTTTGATGCTGATCCAGTGGTCAAGCGTCTTGATTGGCAACAAGTATCGCCAAGTAAAATTGAATATACTTTTCAACTGCATGGTCAACAACAATGGGGTTATGATTTGCGTTATGAAGGGAGTAGTTTAGTTTTTTCTTTACGTCATCCACCCAAAACTATATTAGATTCTAATTTTGCTGCCGATAGTTTTAGAAACAATAATGTAACCGCAGGCAAACCTAATAATGCTAATCTTCATTATCCCTTAAAAGATATAGAAATACTTTTAGATCCTGGACATGGGGGCGAAGAATCGGGAGCTAAGGGTCCGACAGGTTATCCAGAGAAAGATATTAATTTACTGATTTCTAAGTTAATTGAACAGGAGTTAATTAAACTAGGAGCGAAAGTATATTTAACTAGAGAGAGGGATATAGATGTGTCTTTACAAGATAGGGTGGCTATGATTAATCGAATAAAACCAGATTTAGCTGTTTCGATTCATTATAATGCTTTGCCTGATAATGGGGATGCAGAAAATACTAAAGGAATTAGTACTTTTTGGTATAATACCCAAGCTCATGCTCCTGCGATGTTCTTACATAACTATTTGATAACTAAGTTAAATCGTCCTGACTATGGAACATATTGGAATAATTTGGCTTTGACTCGCCCCCATACTGCTCCATCTATTTTATTAGAATTGGGTTTTATGATTAATCCTCAAGAATTTGAATGGATTACTAATTCTCAAGAGCAATATAAACTGGCAACAGCGATCGCAGAAGGAATTAAAGCTTGGTTTGAGACGCTAAAATAA
- a CDS encoding histidine kinase like sensor protein, whose protein sequence is MESYEQSFASPDLESVIDRNPLIISPDIPIIEAIALMSRARGVSCQIRSANHQSEFSFSHSHISSCALVMANSKLVGILTERDIVRFTAEGLCLESVKVNEVMTQPVVTLLQSNLKDVFAALFLFRRYRIRHLPIIDGTGQLVGVISPETIRQAMRPANLLKLRRVADVMSRNLIHTSADTSVLKIAQLMACERVSCVVITQANLEADISTPIGIITERDILQFQFLQAKLDNLTAQQVMSSPLFLLSPEDSLLMAHQEMQHRKVRRLVVSWNWGRGLGIVTQTSILRIFDPMEMYGVIETLQRTVQQLEQEKADLLAMIDKN, encoded by the coding sequence TTTTGCCTCTCCAGATTTAGAAAGCGTAATAGATCGTAATCCTTTAATTATTTCTCCAGATATACCTATAATTGAAGCGATCGCTCTAATGAGTAGAGCCAGAGGTGTTAGTTGCCAAATAAGATCCGCCAATCATCAGTCTGAATTTTCATTTTCCCACTCCCATATTTCTAGTTGCGCTTTAGTAATGGCAAACTCAAAATTGGTGGGCATTTTGACTGAGCGAGACATTGTAAGATTTACTGCTGAAGGATTATGTTTGGAGTCGGTAAAAGTTAACGAAGTGATGACTCAACCAGTAGTAACCTTATTACAAAGCAATCTTAAAGACGTATTTGCAGCTTTATTTCTATTTCGGCGTTATCGCATTCGTCACTTACCAATTATTGATGGAACAGGTCAGTTAGTTGGGGTAATATCTCCTGAAACTATTCGTCAAGCAATGCGACCTGCCAATCTACTTAAATTAAGACGGGTAGCCGATGTTATGAGTAGAAATCTTATTCATACATCTGCTGATACAAGCGTACTAAAAATAGCTCAATTAATGGCTTGTGAGCGCGTAAGCTGTGTTGTTATTACCCAAGCCAATTTAGAAGCAGATATTTCTACACCTATAGGTATTATTACTGAAAGAGATATTCTCCAATTTCAGTTTCTACAAGCCAAACTTGATAATTTAACCGCACAACAAGTAATGAGTAGTCCACTGTTTCTACTCAGCCCCGAAGATTCCTTATTAATGGCACATCAAGAAATGCAGCATCGAAAAGTAAGAAGGCTGGTTGTATCTTGGAATTGGGGAAGAGGGTTAGGCATAGTCACCCAAACTAGCATTTTACGTATATTTGACCCTATGGAAATGTACGGAGTAATTGAAACTCTCCAACGTACTGTACAGCAATTAGAACAGGAAAAAGCGGATTTATTAGCTATGATTGACAAAAATTAA